One segment of Thermococcus profundus DNA contains the following:
- a CDS encoding DUF835 domain-containing protein, which translates to MESFTLKLDIEIIKLLLVTLALLILYKYRRIFETSLSPSLVKKGAYVTMVFWLGFLADVMNDVHPTGLTKILDDIIISFALVLGTYYLIDHMRRAKMEIEPSKVLNGEPVLESGAYILPNGSVEKALKLASGKKVIALTRNPEPFKKLGIPYLWLSKVEGENAIDPLRLPAILHHLIQNADRDTVMIIDGLEYLILENGFDPVVRFLTTLKDNILLKGATLIVVVDPKTLDPSQLALLKREFKEVSGKR; encoded by the coding sequence ATGGAGAGCTTCACCTTAAAGCTCGACATCGAAATAATAAAGCTCCTCCTCGTCACGTTAGCCCTCCTCATCCTGTACAAATACCGCCGTATTTTTGAGACCTCCCTCTCCCCAAGCTTAGTCAAGAAAGGTGCGTACGTTACGATGGTTTTCTGGCTCGGTTTCCTTGCCGACGTCATGAACGATGTGCACCCCACAGGGTTAACCAAGATCCTCGACGATATCATAATCTCATTCGCCCTCGTTCTTGGGACATATTACCTAATCGACCACATGAGAAGGGCGAAGATGGAGATAGAACCCTCCAAGGTTCTCAACGGAGAACCTGTTCTTGAGAGCGGTGCGTACATCCTCCCCAATGGCAGTGTGGAAAAAGCCCTAAAACTCGCATCGGGCAAAAAGGTCATTGCATTAACGAGGAATCCAGAGCCGTTTAAAAAGTTAGGAATCCCGTATCTCTGGCTCAGCAAAGTCGAGGGAGAAAACGCGATTGATCCGCTCAGACTGCCCGCAATACTCCATCATTTGATACAAAATGCTGACAGAGATACAGTCATGATAATTGATGGGCTGGAGTACCTCATCCTTGAGAACGGCTTTGATCCAGTTGTCAGGTTCCTCACCACCCTAAAGGACAACATCCTGCTAAAAGGGGCGACCCTTATTGTAGTGGTAGACCCAAAGACCCTAGACCCATCACAACTGGCATTGTTAAAGAGGGAATTCAAAGAAGTCAGCGGAAAACGCTGA
- the glmA gene encoding exo-beta-D-glucosaminidase, with product MGRVEFRGKRYIIDGEPVTIAGGTLQFFRVPADAWKDRLLKMREAGLNTVDTYVAWNWHEPEKGSFDFTGETHPQRDLVGFLELASELGFYVIIRPGPYICGEWRNGGIPDWLIDGHPEILAKGPNGPLPRDIYYPPITYLHPTYLKAVEEWYNAVFPVMKRYLHTRGGPIISVAIDDEPSYWETIFQPFLTDYNEIITKPGGLWERWLRENYTIEDLRRRYKGDFKDYSEIKVPTSFSEPLPKLFDWHHFKLWMINEYVHWIYEKMQREFDVPISILDPYLLQVAWRHFFSYMREHNLKIHVWTEFWYSFYRSSDFKEDKLGHIYYKTGIYRYHVKKAGTPPLSIETQSSLAHTIDPTEAELLYSILPPLGIPNINYYLFVGGENPTGYESHNGVTWDVYSPVGLDGSERPHFNVIKALSETMTSAEGLADAELRPKVAVGLYEPYEALNLWGYDGLEESTDLNEYLLGERGLFTLLAMSNTPFDAVDLEDATLDELLSYEQLWVYSLDFMSREVQDKLVEFVARGGNLVILPMLPRYDEDMEPYSALADFLGVEVERAKARKNPRLIQFLSVSAEGIDRMLVRNTVRGVKGGEPIAFLGEKPVGALVRKGRGSAVVLGFRLQYYTSHHDLHRKFVLKLKELQGVKEDFEVTNPDMIVLPIEGNGYAYLAVTNPRGHPVKGRIKYSGIEVPLLLESVEMRKRGTLYLPFGLRKEDTEIVYATATLVSWDGDVLTFRNHLSNSSEVALRGVGRVKVSGGEIVDESIGEILRIAVEHPGEYFEIELL from the coding sequence ATGGGAAGAGTTGAGTTTCGCGGTAAGCGGTACATAATTGACGGTGAACCTGTTACGATAGCTGGGGGCACCCTCCAGTTCTTCAGGGTTCCTGCCGATGCATGGAAAGACAGGCTCTTGAAAATGAGAGAAGCTGGCCTCAACACCGTTGACACCTACGTCGCCTGGAACTGGCACGAGCCAGAGAAGGGGAGCTTTGACTTCACGGGCGAGACGCACCCCCAGAGGGACCTAGTCGGCTTCCTGGAACTTGCTAGCGAACTTGGGTTTTACGTCATAATCCGCCCCGGCCCCTACATCTGCGGCGAGTGGCGGAACGGAGGAATTCCCGACTGGCTGATAGACGGGCACCCAGAGATACTGGCCAAGGGCCCTAACGGGCCGCTTCCGAGGGACATCTACTATCCTCCCATAACGTACCTTCACCCGACCTATCTTAAAGCCGTGGAGGAGTGGTACAACGCCGTCTTCCCGGTTATGAAGAGGTACCTCCACACGAGGGGTGGGCCGATAATAAGCGTCGCAATAGACGACGAGCCTTCTTACTGGGAGACCATCTTTCAGCCCTTCCTAACGGACTACAACGAGATAATAACGAAACCGGGGGGACTGTGGGAGAGGTGGCTCCGGGAGAACTACACCATTGAAGACCTCAGGAGGCGCTACAAGGGCGATTTTAAGGACTACTCCGAGATAAAGGTTCCGACCAGCTTTTCCGAGCCCCTCCCAAAGCTCTTTGACTGGCACCACTTCAAGCTCTGGATGATCAACGAATATGTTCACTGGATTTACGAGAAGATGCAGAGAGAGTTCGACGTTCCCATCAGCATCCTCGATCCGTACCTCCTTCAGGTTGCCTGGAGGCACTTCTTCAGCTACATGAGGGAGCACAACCTTAAGATCCACGTCTGGACTGAGTTCTGGTACTCCTTCTACCGCTCCTCCGACTTCAAGGAGGACAAGCTCGGCCACATCTACTACAAGACTGGCATCTACCGCTACCACGTTAAGAAAGCCGGAACGCCGCCGCTAAGCATCGAGACCCAGAGCTCGCTCGCACACACCATAGACCCGACCGAGGCCGAGCTCCTGTACTCCATTCTTCCACCACTGGGCATACCTAACATCAACTACTATCTCTTCGTCGGCGGGGAGAATCCAACGGGATATGAATCGCACAATGGTGTAACCTGGGACGTTTACTCACCTGTGGGACTCGATGGATCCGAGAGGCCTCACTTCAATGTCATAAAAGCCCTTTCCGAGACCATGACCTCTGCCGAAGGACTTGCCGATGCCGAGCTTAGGCCCAAAGTTGCGGTCGGCCTCTACGAGCCCTACGAGGCCTTGAACCTCTGGGGCTACGACGGCCTTGAGGAGAGCACCGACCTGAACGAGTACCTACTGGGAGAGAGGGGCCTTTTCACCCTCCTTGCCATGAGCAACACTCCCTTTGATGCCGTTGACCTTGAAGATGCAACCCTCGACGAGCTCTTGAGCTACGAACAGCTCTGGGTCTACAGCCTCGACTTCATGTCCAGGGAAGTTCAGGACAAGCTCGTTGAGTTCGTTGCCAGGGGAGGGAACCTGGTCATACTCCCGATGCTTCCGCGCTACGATGAGGATATGGAACCCTACAGCGCCCTGGCAGATTTCCTCGGCGTTGAAGTTGAGAGGGCGAAGGCGAGGAAGAATCCACGCCTCATCCAGTTCCTCAGCGTTTCAGCGGAGGGAATAGACAGGATGCTTGTCAGGAACACCGTGCGCGGCGTAAAGGGCGGTGAACCCATAGCCTTCCTGGGTGAAAAACCCGTTGGCGCGCTCGTCAGGAAGGGCAGGGGAAGTGCAGTAGTTCTCGGATTCAGGTTGCAGTACTATACCAGCCACCACGACCTTCACAGAAAGTTCGTCTTGAAGCTCAAGGAGCTCCAGGGTGTAAAGGAGGACTTCGAGGTCACCAATCCCGACATGATAGTTCTTCCCATTGAGGGTAACGGCTATGCCTACCTTGCGGTCACCAATCCAAGGGGCCACCCAGTAAAAGGCAGGATAAAATACAGCGGCATTGAGGTACCCCTCCTCCTTGAAAGCGTTGAGATGAGGAAGAGGGGCACTCTTTACCTTCCATTTGGCCTCAGAAAGGAGGATACTGAAATTGTCTATGCCACTGCCACTTTGGTTTCGTGGGATGGTGATGTGCTGACCTTCAGAAACCACCTCTCCAATTCCAGTGAAGTGGCCTTAAGGGGGGTTGGACGAGTTAAAGTTAGCGGGGGAGAGATAGTCGATGAAAGCATTGGGGAGATCCTCAGAATAGCGGTGGAACATCCCGGGGAGTACTTTGAGATTGAACTCCTCTGA
- the glmD gene encoding glucosamine-6-phosphate deaminase, with protein MHATLREIRRTPEGIKIAQRAFEEFVTNNDFLLPREVVYTGCGSSYFLSQPLAMATTHRGGRGVALPCSELLYSREYYPVREPELLVSISRSGETTEAINALQSLDVPKFALTAYESTLSREADYALVVPAHEESVVMTHSFPAFYFAFLQLLNTSFGQETYDAEMASELTKEILKNEGYVREITEEFDFRNVIFLGSGILYPVALEAMLKMKEMALFWSEAYPTFEVRHGFKSVADDGTLVVLLVNEPFDWHEKLTEEFQGQGARVLTIGNGDTGADYFIGFPEVDELLSPILHLPLIQLLSYYKAVKRGLNPDSPRFLSKVVKW; from the coding sequence ATGCACGCGACACTTAGAGAAATTAGGAGAACTCCTGAAGGTATAAAGATAGCCCAAAGGGCCTTTGAAGAGTTCGTAACCAATAACGACTTCCTGTTACCGAGAGAAGTGGTGTATACTGGTTGCGGCAGTTCTTACTTCCTGTCGCAGCCGCTGGCCATGGCAACCACCCACCGCGGGGGCAGGGGAGTGGCCCTCCCCTGCTCCGAACTTCTGTATTCGCGGGAGTACTATCCTGTGAGAGAACCGGAGCTCTTGGTTTCAATATCCCGCTCCGGAGAGACAACCGAGGCCATAAATGCCCTTCAGTCTTTGGACGTTCCAAAATTTGCTCTGACTGCCTACGAGAGCACGCTGTCGAGGGAAGCCGATTATGCTCTCGTAGTTCCCGCCCACGAGGAGAGCGTTGTCATGACCCATTCCTTCCCAGCGTTCTACTTCGCTTTCCTTCAGCTCCTCAACACTTCATTTGGTCAGGAAACCTACGATGCTGAAATGGCTTCAGAGCTAACAAAAGAAATCCTGAAGAACGAAGGGTACGTACGGGAGATAACGGAGGAGTTTGACTTCAGGAACGTCATATTCCTCGGCTCAGGAATCCTTTATCCAGTTGCCCTCGAGGCGATGCTGAAGATGAAGGAGATGGCCCTCTTCTGGAGTGAGGCCTACCCGACCTTCGAGGTCAGGCACGGCTTCAAATCGGTTGCCGACGACGGAACCCTCGTTGTTCTCCTAGTGAATGAACCCTTCGACTGGCACGAAAAGTTGACTGAGGAGTTCCAGGGGCAGGGAGCTAGGGTTCTGACGATAGGCAACGGGGATACTGGAGCGGACTACTTCATTGGCTTCCCCGAGGTCGATGAGCTCCTCAGCCCGATCCTTCACTTGCCCTTGATCCAGCTTCTCTCCTACTACAAGGCCGTAAAGAGGGGTCTGAACCCGGACAGCCCGCGCTTCCTCAGCAAGGTCGTCAAGTGGTGA
- a CDS encoding ABC transporter ATP-binding protein: protein MSDPLVKVEHLTRIFKSGLIGGFQIKAVDDVSFNIREGEIISLVGESGSGKTTIGRIILRLLPPTSGRILFKGEDIMKFDKKRLKSYYKQVQAVFQDPFASFNPVYPIDRVFDMVFDSFFPETGRGERDELIAKSLEDVGLNPDEVLGKYPHQFSGGQLQRILIARALLVEPSLLVADEAVSMLDASTRIDILNLLGEVRDRLGTSVLFVTHDLALGYYISDTTLIMYRGRLVEFGDTEKIFKNPLHPYTKMLLESVPDLNVKWEFKGEIRPEEEERAVYEIAGCNYAPRCPFATEKCWKVRPKVIEFEKNHWVACHLYGGE from the coding sequence ATGAGTGATCCCCTCGTCAAGGTCGAGCACTTGACCCGGATCTTTAAATCCGGTCTCATTGGGGGCTTTCAGATTAAGGCGGTCGATGACGTGAGCTTTAACATCCGAGAGGGCGAGATCATATCTTTAGTTGGCGAAAGCGGAAGCGGAAAAACGACAATTGGGCGGATAATCCTCCGCCTGCTTCCCCCAACTTCGGGCAGGATACTCTTCAAAGGGGAGGACATAATGAAGTTCGACAAGAAACGCCTCAAGTCCTATTACAAGCAGGTTCAGGCCGTATTCCAGGATCCCTTTGCGAGCTTCAACCCGGTCTATCCAATTGATAGGGTCTTCGACATGGTCTTTGATTCCTTCTTCCCAGAGACCGGCAGGGGCGAGAGGGACGAGCTGATCGCCAAATCCCTGGAGGATGTGGGTTTAAATCCCGATGAAGTTCTGGGGAAGTACCCCCATCAGTTCAGCGGTGGACAGCTCCAGCGCATTCTGATAGCCCGTGCCCTGCTCGTCGAACCTTCTCTCCTGGTTGCGGACGAGGCGGTTTCAATGCTCGACGCGAGCACGAGAATAGACATCTTGAACCTCCTCGGGGAAGTCAGAGACAGACTGGGAACTTCAGTGCTTTTTGTTACTCACGACCTTGCCCTTGGGTACTACATCAGCGATACGACGCTCATAATGTACAGGGGACGCCTGGTGGAGTTTGGGGATACTGAGAAGATCTTCAAGAATCCCCTCCACCCGTACACCAAGATGCTCTTGGAGAGCGTGCCCGATCTAAATGTAAAATGGGAGTTCAAAGGCGAAATACGGCCCGAAGAAGAGGAGCGCGCTGTTTATGAGATAGCGGGATGCAACTACGCTCCCCGCTGTCCTTTTGCAACCGAGAAATGCTGGAAGGTTAGACCCAAGGTCATTGAGTTTGAGAAGAACCACTGGGTTGCCTGCCATCTTTACGGGGGTGAGTGA
- a CDS encoding ABC transporter ATP-binding protein — MTAILDVRDLKIYYKTPVGYVKAVDGVSFDVKEGEVFGIAGESGCGKSTLVHSLILRKPPMVHMGGEALFKGRDLMKLSKEEERRIKYTELSIIPQYAMNALNPTKKIKDIVWDLAREHGAEDRREVEKLLRERLRMVKLSEKVADMYPVELSGGMRQRATMVVSTLMNPDLLIADEVTSALDVTTQRVVLELLHYFMAEGIVKSIIFVTHDLALLDKIADRVMILYAGKVAEIGPTEEIINSPGHPYTSLLLESLPKIGVHYKQTKLRGIPGYPISLLNPPSGCRFYPRCPYGMEICQHVEPKLSAVDDGHLVACHLHGGESNE, encoded by the coding sequence ATGACGGCAATTCTGGACGTGAGAGACCTTAAAATCTACTACAAAACTCCCGTTGGTTACGTTAAAGCCGTCGACGGCGTGTCCTTTGACGTTAAAGAGGGAGAGGTCTTCGGGATAGCCGGGGAGAGCGGGTGCGGAAAATCGACCCTCGTTCACTCCCTCATCCTGAGAAAGCCCCCGATGGTGCACATGGGCGGTGAGGCCCTTTTCAAGGGTAGAGACCTCATGAAGCTGAGCAAGGAGGAGGAGCGCAGGATAAAGTACACGGAACTTTCAATCATCCCCCAGTACGCTATGAACGCACTCAACCCCACTAAGAAGATCAAAGATATCGTCTGGGATCTCGCGAGGGAGCACGGCGCTGAGGACAGGCGGGAAGTCGAAAAGCTACTGAGAGAGAGACTGAGAATGGTGAAGCTCAGTGAGAAGGTCGCCGACATGTACCCGGTGGAACTCTCTGGGGGAATGAGGCAGAGGGCCACGATGGTCGTCTCGACCCTTATGAACCCCGACCTTCTCATCGCGGACGAGGTCACCTCGGCGCTCGACGTCACGACTCAGAGGGTTGTTCTTGAGCTCCTTCACTACTTCATGGCTGAGGGGATAGTCAAGTCAATAATATTCGTAACCCATGATCTAGCCCTGCTTGACAAGATAGCCGACAGGGTCATGATACTGTACGCGGGCAAGGTGGCTGAAATTGGCCCCACAGAGGAGATCATCAACTCTCCGGGGCATCCGTACACCTCCCTTCTCCTTGAGTCCCTTCCAAAGATCGGCGTGCATTACAAGCAAACAAAGCTGAGGGGAATCCCGGGCTATCCAATAAGCCTTCTTAACCCCCCATCCGGCTGTCGTTTCTATCCGAGGTGCCCATATGGAATGGAGATCTGCCAGCATGTTGAGCCAAAGCTATCCGCCGTTGATGACGGTCATCTTGTGGCCTGTCATCTGCACGGAGGTGAATCGAATGAGTGA
- a CDS encoding ABC transporter permease, whose amino-acid sequence MARRSKLDTVKIAFRNGKFVLGFSVLMFFIVFSLVGGLFTPFSGDGLYYERIPNTTVKIATYSHKVLPPMSNETLTTYLGNKVRVTHILGTDAFGKDVYAQLVTGLRTSLWVAFLAALIGTAFGITIGFIAGYKGGWVDETLMMFTNIMLVIPSIILLILIAAYLSARSPEVQAVIIGITGWPWVARAVRAQTLSLKEREFVSLAKLSAQGDLKIIFGEIMPNMISYVFMAGILQFSGAILASATLDFIGLGPTTTVSLGTILQKAIAYNALQFGNWWWFIPPGLIITLIITALFFVNLGMEEVFNPRLRRGGE is encoded by the coding sequence ATGGCGAGAAGGAGCAAGCTCGACACGGTTAAAATAGCGTTCAGAAACGGGAAGTTTGTTTTGGGGTTCAGTGTACTGATGTTCTTTATCGTTTTCTCCCTGGTTGGAGGCCTGTTCACCCCGTTCAGCGGGGATGGTCTCTACTATGAGAGAATCCCAAACACCACGGTTAAAATAGCGACGTACTCCCACAAAGTCCTCCCGCCCATGAGCAACGAGACGCTGACCACTTACCTCGGCAACAAAGTCCGGGTTACTCACATTTTGGGCACCGATGCCTTTGGAAAGGACGTTTACGCGCAGCTCGTCACTGGTTTAAGGACGAGCCTCTGGGTGGCTTTCCTGGCGGCGCTCATAGGTACGGCCTTCGGAATAACCATAGGGTTCATAGCGGGGTACAAAGGCGGCTGGGTGGACGAGACGCTCATGATGTTCACAAACATAATGCTCGTCATACCCTCGATAATTCTGCTGATTCTAATCGCCGCTTATCTCTCGGCCAGAAGCCCTGAGGTTCAGGCGGTAATAATAGGGATAACAGGGTGGCCATGGGTTGCGAGGGCCGTTAGGGCGCAGACCCTTTCGCTCAAAGAGAGGGAGTTTGTAAGCCTCGCAAAGCTGAGCGCCCAGGGTGATCTAAAGATAATCTTCGGGGAGATAATGCCCAACATGATATCCTACGTCTTCATGGCAGGAATACTCCAGTTCAGCGGCGCCATACTGGCCAGCGCGACCCTTGACTTCATCGGCCTAGGACCCACTACAACGGTATCTCTGGGAACGATACTGCAGAAGGCGATAGCCTACAACGCCCTCCAGTTTGGGAACTGGTGGTGGTTCATACCGCCCGGGCTGATTATCACCCTGATCATCACGGCACTGTTCTTCGTCAACCTTGGGATGGAGGAAGTGTTCAACCCGAGGCTCAGGAGGGGTGGTGAATGA
- a CDS encoding ABC transporter permease, with product MGFNEGFKKYLMRKTFVYLITFLFAVTLNWLLPRLMPGNPIEGMMAQAGSGGGVNDALMRFYERLYGLDQPLWKQFLNFWSSLFHGDLGYSILYRAPVWDIIKHALPYDIVILLPAILLSWLVGNWLGALAGKNKKYDRYAMPAFYFLASMPYFWFAMILVYTVGVSLGWLPYQGAYSPSMIPELSLDFIVDFLKHWILPFLGLFTVMIGSWAIGMRNMIIYELEADYVRYLEALGGSEKLLTKHAYRNAILPQVTGLALQLGLMVAGAIATEIVFNYPGIGVLIMNAALSQDYFLLQGAFLMVVVAVLLANFMIDIIYAFIDPRVRASYTEG from the coding sequence ATGGGGTTCAATGAAGGATTCAAGAAGTATCTGATGCGCAAAACCTTTGTGTACCTGATAACCTTCCTGTTCGCGGTCACTCTTAACTGGCTGCTCCCCAGGTTAATGCCCGGCAATCCGATAGAGGGCATGATGGCCCAGGCCGGTAGCGGGGGCGGCGTCAATGATGCCCTGATGAGGTTTTACGAGAGGCTTTACGGGCTCGATCAGCCTCTCTGGAAGCAGTTCCTGAACTTCTGGTCCAGTCTCTTTCACGGGGATCTGGGGTATAGTATACTCTACCGCGCCCCTGTTTGGGATATAATAAAGCATGCCCTTCCTTATGATATCGTGATCCTGTTGCCAGCAATCCTCTTGAGCTGGCTGGTTGGGAACTGGCTTGGGGCGCTTGCGGGTAAGAACAAGAAGTACGACAGGTACGCCATGCCCGCCTTCTACTTCCTCGCGAGTATGCCCTACTTCTGGTTTGCCATGATTCTGGTTTACACGGTTGGAGTTAGTTTGGGTTGGCTCCCCTATCAGGGAGCTTACAGCCCCAGCATGATTCCGGAGCTTTCACTCGACTTCATCGTGGACTTTCTGAAGCATTGGATACTGCCGTTTTTGGGCCTCTTTACGGTTATGATAGGGAGCTGGGCCATAGGAATGAGGAATATGATAATCTACGAACTTGAGGCGGACTACGTCCGCTACCTAGAAGCCCTCGGCGGCAGTGAGAAACTCCTCACGAAGCACGCATACAGGAACGCCATCCTTCCCCAGGTAACGGGATTGGCACTCCAGCTGGGCCTCATGGTGGCTGGGGCGATAGCTACGGAGATAGTCTTCAACTACCCGGGAATAGGCGTTCTCATAATGAACGCGGCTCTGAGCCAGGACTACTTCCTCCTCCAGGGGGCCTTCTTGATGGTCGTAGTAGCGGTTCTCCTGGCGAACTTCATGATAGACATAATCTACGCCTTCATAGACCCGCGCGTTAGGGCCAGCTACACGGAGGGTTGA
- a CDS encoding ABC transporter substrate-binding protein encodes MRKAVAMGLLAIFLTSLLGAGYGLAAESLPRNETLYTANSAPPTNANPFTGGSVLGMDGLVFEPLFMFNFMTGELKPWLAESGKWVSDTVFEVKLRSGLKWQDGKPLTAEDVKFSYEYYQKIGLRNWTKLGVKEIKAVDDRTVQFIFDGTPNYQLWQLQMFFGWGQGALIVPKHIFEKIDPQKIPKMTFTGDEMKYLVGSGAYKLKEIVGQEKAILERNDDWWGAKVFGKPGPKYIVQLYVTDNNQAANMFIKGDLDVGTYYIDIVSAKQKNPNLASWLDKYPYFPPVAPVLLYFNTKHAPLDNPKVRRAIAMAINPYQIVNQGPISDVPKQVPFGPGLLTKWGNKVGIDDLINQYGWKYGDIQDAIKLLDEAGIKDTNGDGIREYNGKPLKLKFVTCAGCNDWLQAGEIIANQLKALGIEVDIEKGDWTNFFVKSLQSGDFDLALHWSGTFQPSAYAVFNMLLSKNGGANYGKYENSNVDQILQEFGKTTDENKEAQYIKQLCQIWLQDVPAVPVYMATLFYEANTEYWTNWPNEKDPYGVPIFWTNYGTWGTALALLGVKPAKAPATETTTAPTTTTPSKSTTTTKPPASSSTSSSEKGGSLCGPAAIVGLAVVPLLLRRRR; translated from the coding sequence ATGAGGAAAGCCGTTGCGATGGGTCTCCTGGCAATTTTCCTTACCAGCCTCTTAGGGGCTGGATACGGTTTGGCGGCAGAGAGTCTGCCAAGGAACGAGACTCTGTACACTGCCAATAGTGCCCCCCCAACAAACGCCAATCCTTTCACCGGAGGTTCGGTGCTTGGAATGGACGGTCTGGTTTTTGAACCCCTCTTCATGTTCAACTTCATGACGGGAGAGCTAAAACCATGGCTTGCGGAAAGCGGCAAGTGGGTTAGCGACACAGTTTTTGAGGTAAAACTCAGATCCGGCCTGAAGTGGCAGGACGGCAAACCGCTTACCGCAGAGGACGTTAAGTTCTCCTACGAATACTATCAGAAGATCGGTCTGAGGAACTGGACCAAACTGGGAGTGAAGGAGATAAAGGCCGTTGACGACAGGACCGTTCAGTTCATCTTCGATGGGACTCCCAACTACCAGCTCTGGCAGCTTCAGATGTTCTTCGGCTGGGGCCAGGGTGCGCTCATAGTCCCGAAGCACATCTTCGAGAAGATAGACCCCCAGAAGATACCCAAGATGACCTTCACGGGCGATGAGATGAAGTACCTCGTTGGTTCTGGCGCCTACAAGCTCAAGGAGATAGTTGGACAGGAGAAGGCCATTCTGGAGAGGAACGACGACTGGTGGGGTGCTAAAGTTTTTGGAAAGCCGGGACCGAAGTACATAGTCCAGCTCTACGTTACCGACAACAACCAGGCAGCTAACATGTTCATAAAGGGCGACCTCGACGTTGGCACTTATTACATTGATATAGTCTCGGCCAAGCAGAAGAACCCCAACCTGGCGAGCTGGCTTGATAAGTACCCCTACTTCCCGCCCGTTGCCCCCGTTCTCCTCTACTTCAACACCAAGCACGCTCCCCTCGACAACCCGAAGGTCAGAAGGGCGATAGCAATGGCGATCAACCCGTACCAGATCGTTAACCAGGGCCCGATAAGCGACGTTCCCAAGCAGGTTCCCTTTGGGCCAGGTCTCCTTACCAAGTGGGGCAACAAAGTTGGCATAGATGATCTCATCAACCAGTACGGCTGGAAGTACGGCGACATCCAGGATGCCATAAAGCTCCTCGACGAGGCCGGAATAAAGGACACCAACGGCGATGGCATCAGGGAGTACAACGGCAAGCCTCTCAAGCTCAAGTTCGTCACCTGTGCCGGCTGTAACGACTGGCTCCAGGCCGGTGAGATAATAGCGAACCAGCTCAAGGCCCTCGGAATAGAGGTGGACATAGAGAAGGGTGACTGGACCAACTTCTTCGTCAAGAGCCTCCAGAGCGGGGACTTTGATCTCGCACTCCACTGGTCCGGAACCTTCCAGCCGAGCGCCTACGCCGTGTTCAACATGCTTCTTTCAAAGAACGGCGGCGCCAACTACGGTAAGTACGAGAACTCTAATGTCGACCAGATCCTTCAGGAGTTCGGAAAGACCACCGATGAGAACAAGGAGGCCCAGTACATAAAGCAGCTCTGCCAGATATGGCTTCAGGACGTTCCGGCGGTTCCGGTTTACATGGCAACGCTCTTCTATGAGGCCAACACTGAATACTGGACCAACTGGCCAAACGAGAAGGATCCCTACGGAGTCCCTATCTTCTGGACGAACTACGGCACCTGGGGTACTGCCCTGGCGCTCCTCGGCGTCAAGCCCGCTAAAGCCCCAGCTACCGAGACAACCACAGCTCCAACTACGACCACGCCCAGCAAGAGCACTACCACCACTAAGCCCCCCGCTTCCAGCTCCACAAGCTCTTCGGAGAAGGGTGGAAGCCTCTGCGGCCCGGCGGCAATCGTTGGCCTTGCAGTGGTTCCCCTGCTGCTGAGAAGGCGCCGTTGA